One part of the Vitis riparia cultivar Riparia Gloire de Montpellier isolate 1030 chromosome 15, EGFV_Vit.rip_1.0, whole genome shotgun sequence genome encodes these proteins:
- the LOC117931834 gene encoding SPX domain-containing protein 3, translating to MKFGKRLKQQIQETLPDWRDKFLAYKDLKKLVKLVSSSPAVVNGSAVKAEAEFVYLLNNEIEKFNAFFMEQEEDFIIRNKELQQRIQSVIDKWGLNGNHPSDTNYREEMGKIRKDIVDFHGEMVLLENYSNINYTGLAKILKKYDKRTGGLLRLPFIQKVLQQPFFTTDLVSKLVKECESTIDAVFPAVKEEGGVHEREQEAITVVGEGIFRNTVAALLTLQEIRRGSSTYSHFSLPPLILPDPDLIQSIQFHSPIPIV from the exons ATGAAATTCGGGAAGAGATTGAAGCAACAAATTCAGGAAACGTTGCCTGATTGGCGCGATAAATTCCTGGCCTACAAGGATTTGAAGAAGCTGGTGAAGTTGGTTTCGTCTTCTCCGGCGGTGGTGAATGGATCGGCGGTGAAAGCCGAGGCTGAGTTTGTGTACTTGTTGAATAATGAGATCGAGAAGTTTAATGCATTTTTCATGGAGCAGGAGGAGGATTTCATTATCAGGAATAAG GAATTACAACAGAGGATCCAGAGTGTGATCGATAAATGGGGGCTCAATGGCAACCACCCTTCAGACACAAACTATAGAGAGGAAATGGGAAAGATCAGAAAAGATATAGTTGATTTCCATGGCGAAATGGTACTCCTAGAGAACTACAGCAATATCAATTACACAG GCTTGGCTAAGATCTTGAAGAAGTATGACAAAAGAACTGGTGGGCTGTTGCGCTTGCCCTTCATTCAGAAGGTGTTACAGCAGCCTTTCTTTACAACAGACCTTGTCTCAAAGCTGGTCAAGGAATGTGAAAGCACCATAGATGCAGTGTTCCCAGCTGTGAAAGAAGAAGGTGGTGTCCATGAAAGAGAACAAGAAGCAATAACAGTGGTTGGTGAAGGAATTTTCAGGAACACAGTTGCAGCACTATTGACGTTGCAGGAGATAAGAAGAGGAAGCTCCACCTACAGTCACTTCTCTCTGCCTCCTCTCATTTTGCCAGACCCTGATCTCATTCAATCCATTCAATTCCACTCTCCCATCCCCATCGTCTGA